The Chloroflexota bacterium genomic sequence GACGAACTCGCGCTGCTCGAAGGACGAGGACTCGTGGGCGGCCGCCCCACGGCCTACGTCTGCCAGAACTACGCCTGCCAGTTGCCGGTCACGGACCCCGCCGCTCTTCTCGAGCAGCTCGGCGCAGCAGGTGCGCCCGCCGACCCATCGCAGCTCGACAGCTACCTTCTCCCGCCCAAATGGCGCCTGAACCCCATCTCGGAGGCGGGAGAGTAAAGGCAATTTGACCAATCGTTTGAGATTCCGGTAGCGTGGGGGCGCCCTGACGCCCCAAGCACCGGCTAGGACAAGGGTTCTGCGTTTGGGAACCGATTTCGCCAAGGAGGCGTCTAAGCTTGTGACGAACACAGACCTCGCTATGGACGCGGCCCTCCTGGAGGAGGCCCAAGCAGTCCGGCGCTGCCAGGCGGGGGACAAGGAGGCCTTTCGCTTCGTTGTGGAGCGATACGGGAACCTGATGTACGGAACGGCGTACCAGATAACCCGCAATCACGCCCGCGCGCAGGAGCTGACGCAGGACGCGCTGGTGTTGGCATGGCGCGGCATAAACTCGTTTCAGGGCGGCTCCCTGAAGGCGTGGCTGGTCAAGATCCTGACCAACCGCGGCATCAGTCTCAGCCGCCGCCGCGAGCTCGACGCCGCAACGCTCGACGACCCCGACTCGCCCATCACCGTCGCCGACGAGTCCCAGGACCCGGCGGGCGCGGCCATTCTGGCGCTGGAGCGCGAGCGCATTCAGGGCGCGCTCGCGACCCTGCCGGAGGACCAGCGGCAGGTGGTCACGCTCCGGTTCTTCTCGGAGCTGTCAGTCTCCGAGACCGCCGCCGCGCTGGGAGTGCGCGAGGGCACGGTGAAGTCCAGGCTCTCCCGGGCGCTGGACAAGCTCCGGGACGCATTGGCCGAGGGCTGATAATTGGCAGGAACAGTGGATCACGAGTGAGGAAAACGAATCTTGGTTGACGACAAGGGCCGCGACGACCTCGAGCGCAAGCTGCAAGGCCACTTTGCAGCCGAGCGTGATGAGTTGCGCGCTCCATCAGACCTCTGGGCAAACGTCTCTGCACGGCTGGGTGAGCAGGAGCCCGCTCCGTGGTGGCGCAGGATGTTCGGCGGCGCGGCGCAGGGCATGGGCCGCGTCTACGCCGGCGCCGCTGCCGCCGTTGCCGTCGCAGTCGTTGGCGCCGTCATGTACGCCGCCCTCATAGGCCTCGACGATTCGAGCATCTCGCAAGAGTCGATGGCCTCGGACGCCCCCAGCTCGACCGCGGCAACCACGATGGCGGCCGCCGCTCCCGCCTTGCCGCCCACCGCCGCGCCGGCCTCCGCGCCCGTGCCGGCAGCAGCCGAAATGGCGCCCGCCGCTGCCATGATGGACCCCGCTGCGGTGGCGGACTCGGTGCCGCGCGCGCGCTCCGGCCTTACACAGAACGCCTCGGCATTGGTCGAGGAGCCCCCCTTCCGCCTGGAGATGTGGGGCCTGCAGAACGGTGTTCGCACCCACCTCTTCTGGGTCGACTTGCCCGAGGGCTGGATGTCGGGCGCGCCAATGCTCGTCAACGGCGTATGGACTGGCGCCTTCTCCGGGCGCGGTGTGACGCTGCACTACACCTTCGGCGAGCGCGCGCAGACGGAGATGCTGCGCACCAACACCCAGTCCGAAGCCGCGGAGCACAGGCAGCGCATGTGGGACGAGTACGTCATCGGCAACCTGGCCTTCATCGTGGCGCCGCCCAAGGGCACGATGGGAGACCTGCTCATGACCCTGCAGCTCCCGTCGGGCACCCTGCGTCTCACTGGTGAGGCGCTGGCCCCCGAGCAGCAAGAGTGGGCGCTGGTGATCTTCCGCTCCATCATCGCCTGATGCAGGGCAACGGGCCGCCGTGCCATCCCCGCTGTGTTAGAATACGAGTTCCATTCCCCCGCTGGAGGCTTTAGGCCCAGGGATCCCCTCCCAATGAGGCCCCCTCGTGGCCCTGTGGCATGAGCGCACCTGATGACAAAGAAACAGTAGCGGAACGCGATGGGGACCCCGACGAGGATCCTCAATCGTCAGTAGCCGTCGAAGGCTCCAATTCAAGGGCGCCGCGGCGCGGCGACGCCTCGATGCCCCACTACGTCGACCACGCCGAGCGTGGCCGGGCCGCCCTCACCGGGCGCATGTTCGCTTCCCTCAGAAA encodes the following:
- a CDS encoding sigma-70 family RNA polymerase sigma factor; amino-acid sequence: MTNTDLAMDAALLEEAQAVRRCQAGDKEAFRFVVERYGNLMYGTAYQITRNHARAQELTQDALVLAWRGINSFQGGSLKAWLVKILTNRGISLSRRRELDAATLDDPDSPITVADESQDPAGAAILALERERIQGALATLPEDQRQVVTLRFFSELSVSETAAALGVREGTVKSRLSRALDKLRDALAEG